From Amycolatopsis sp. YIM 10, the proteins below share one genomic window:
- a CDS encoding glycoside hydrolase family 43 protein, which yields MLTRLLLSVSVLLGLAVTPQAVAATPNSGYLFAYFTGEGTPDGEQIYFAASRGDDPLAWDELNGGKPVLTSTLGDRGVRDPFLLRSPDGRRFYLLATDLKMHGNGNWDQVQRTGSRSIMVWESADLVHWSAQRSALVSPPTAGNTWAPEAYWNAATGSYVVFWASKLYAENDPQHLGDSYNRMMYATTTDFVHFSEARVWNDPGYSVIDSTVIASDGVYHRFTKDERNPSSSTPCSKFILQESSADLLAPSWDFTADCIGKGAISRGEGPTVFKANTGNKWYLFIDEFGGRGYVPFETTDLASGKWAMSPSFDLPTSPRHGTVLPLNPAEHHRVTRTLR from the coding sequence ATGCTGACCCGCCTGCTGCTCAGCGTGTCCGTCCTGTTAGGACTCGCAGTGACCCCGCAAGCCGTTGCCGCCACACCGAACTCCGGTTACCTGTTCGCCTACTTCACCGGTGAGGGCACCCCGGACGGCGAGCAGATCTACTTCGCCGCCAGCCGCGGCGACGACCCGCTGGCCTGGGACGAGCTCAACGGCGGCAAGCCGGTGCTCACCTCCACGCTGGGCGATCGCGGGGTGCGGGATCCGTTCCTGCTGCGCTCGCCAGACGGCCGCCGGTTCTACCTGCTGGCCACCGACCTGAAGATGCACGGCAACGGGAACTGGGACCAGGTGCAGCGCACCGGGAGCCGGTCGATCATGGTGTGGGAGTCGGCCGATCTGGTGCACTGGTCGGCGCAGCGCTCGGCGCTGGTGTCGCCGCCGACCGCCGGGAACACCTGGGCGCCGGAGGCGTACTGGAACGCGGCGACCGGTTCGTACGTGGTTTTCTGGGCGTCGAAGCTGTACGCCGAAAACGACCCGCAGCACCTCGGCGACAGCTACAACCGGATGATGTACGCGACCACCACGGACTTCGTGCACTTCAGCGAAGCGCGGGTGTGGAACGATCCGGGCTATTCGGTCATCGACTCCACGGTGATCGCCTCGGACGGGGTGTACCACCGCTTCACCAAGGACGAGCGGAACCCGTCGTCGTCCACGCCGTGCAGCAAGTTCATCCTGCAGGAGAGTTCGGCGGACCTGCTGGCGCCGTCGTGGGACTTCACCGCCGACTGCATCGGGAAGGGCGCAATCAGCCGGGGTGAGGGCCCGACGGTCTTCAAGGCGAACACCGGGAACAAGTGGTACCTGTTCATCGACGAGTTCGGCGGGCGCGGGTACGTGCCCTTCGAAACCACGGACCTGGCCTCGGGGAAGTGGGCGATGTCGCCTTCGTTCGACCTGCCCACCTCCCCGCGGCACGGCACCGTGCTACCGCTCAACCCGGCGGAACACCACCGGGTCACCCGCACCCTGCGCTGA
- a CDS encoding alpha-L-arabinofuranosidase C-terminal domain-containing protein → MSRRSLRFGLALAALTALAVAPLPVAAQAAPAYRLEIDAAADGPELPRSMYGVFFEDINHAADGGLYGELVRNRSFEFDRADNASFTGLTAWTPAASGGTATVADDAGRLNERNRRYLKLDVTGGSFGVTNAGYNAGIAVEKGKRYDFSVWARGNAQLTASLTDAAGASLARPVLVTAKGEWAKYTGSFTARESSSTGRLTVTAGASVGLDMVSLFPRDTFMNRPNGLRRDLAEKIAALEPGFVRFPGGCLVNTGSHEAYEAPDWERRRSYQWKDTVGPVEERATNANFWGYNQSYGLGYFEYFQFAEDIGAMPLPVVPALVTGCGQNQATDDPELLQRHIQDTLDLIEFANGPADSPWGARRAQMGHPEPFGLTHLGVGNEENLPDEFFERFTEFRKAINAKYPEITVISNSGPDDAGATFDRAWELNRAANVDMVDEHYYNSPQWFLENNNRYDTYDRKGPKVFLGEYASQDNRFANSLAEAAFMTGLERNADVVRLASYAPLLADRDNNQWRPDMIWFTNSASWGSTSYETQKLFMTNVGDRVVPSTSTPTPIVNGPITGAVGLSTWLTSARYDDVTVTAADGTGLFADDFSAGAQKWTNISGRGNWSVDNGAYVQSDVTAENTMVTAGDPGWQNYDLSVKATKQAGAEGFLIGFGVRGTGDYYWWNLGGWANTRSAVEKATGGAKQTLVENGTRIEEGRTYDVRVEVRNRHVSLFLDGVKWGEFTDDKVAEPFRQVVTHDAATGDLIVKVVNAQSAPATTRVDLGGTRIAPQGRVTTLSGPPDAVNTETATPIRPMESTVDGLASVFDHTFPPHSITFLRLRPLP, encoded by the coding sequence GTGTCCAGACGATCACTGAGGTTCGGACTAGCCCTCGCCGCGCTGACCGCGCTGGCGGTCGCGCCCCTTCCGGTGGCCGCGCAGGCCGCACCCGCCTACCGGCTCGAGATCGATGCGGCGGCGGACGGGCCGGAGCTGCCGCGCAGCATGTACGGGGTTTTCTTCGAGGACATCAATCACGCCGCCGACGGCGGGCTGTACGGCGAACTGGTGCGGAACCGGTCGTTCGAGTTCGACCGCGCCGACAACGCCTCGTTCACCGGTCTGACGGCGTGGACACCGGCTGCCTCGGGCGGAACCGCCACCGTCGCCGACGACGCGGGCAGGCTCAACGAACGCAACCGGCGCTACCTGAAGCTGGACGTGACCGGCGGTTCGTTCGGCGTGACCAATGCCGGTTACAACGCGGGAATCGCGGTGGAGAAGGGAAAGCGGTACGACTTCTCGGTGTGGGCGCGCGGAAACGCCCAGCTCACGGCGAGCCTCACCGACGCGGCTGGTGCTTCCCTGGCACGGCCGGTGCTGGTCACGGCCAAGGGGGAGTGGGCGAAGTACACCGGCAGCTTCACCGCGCGGGAATCCAGTTCGACCGGCCGTCTCACGGTGACCGCGGGCGCTTCGGTAGGCCTGGACATGGTTTCGCTCTTCCCGCGCGACACCTTCATGAACCGCCCCAACGGTTTGCGGCGTGATCTGGCCGAGAAGATCGCCGCGCTGGAGCCCGGCTTCGTGCGCTTTCCCGGCGGCTGCCTGGTCAACACCGGCAGCCACGAGGCCTACGAAGCGCCGGACTGGGAACGCCGCCGCTCGTACCAGTGGAAGGACACCGTCGGCCCGGTCGAGGAACGCGCCACCAACGCGAACTTCTGGGGCTACAACCAGTCCTACGGGCTCGGCTACTTCGAGTACTTCCAGTTCGCCGAGGACATCGGCGCGATGCCGCTGCCGGTGGTGCCCGCGCTGGTCACCGGATGCGGGCAGAACCAGGCCACCGACGACCCGGAACTGCTGCAGCGCCACATCCAGGACACTTTGGACCTGATCGAGTTCGCCAACGGCCCCGCCGATTCACCGTGGGGCGCCCGGCGGGCGCAGATGGGGCACCCGGAGCCGTTCGGCCTGACGCACCTCGGGGTGGGCAACGAGGAGAACCTGCCGGACGAGTTCTTCGAACGGTTCACCGAATTCCGCAAGGCGATCAACGCGAAGTACCCGGAGATCACCGTGATCAGCAACTCCGGGCCGGACGACGCGGGCGCCACCTTCGACCGCGCCTGGGAGCTGAACCGCGCCGCGAACGTGGACATGGTCGACGAGCACTACTACAACAGTCCACAGTGGTTCCTGGAGAACAACAACCGGTACGACACCTACGATCGCAAGGGCCCCAAGGTGTTCCTGGGGGAGTACGCCTCGCAGGACAACCGGTTCGCGAACTCGCTCGCCGAAGCCGCGTTCATGACCGGGCTGGAGCGCAACGCCGACGTGGTGCGGCTGGCTTCGTACGCGCCGCTGCTCGCCGACCGGGACAACAACCAGTGGCGGCCGGACATGATCTGGTTCACCAACTCGGCGTCGTGGGGCTCGACCAGCTACGAGACGCAGAAACTGTTCATGACCAACGTCGGTGACCGCGTGGTGCCGAGCACGTCCACGCCGACGCCGATCGTGAACGGCCCGATCACCGGTGCGGTGGGCCTCTCGACGTGGCTGACCAGCGCGCGCTACGACGACGTCACGGTGACCGCGGCCGACGGCACGGGTCTGTTCGCCGACGATTTCTCGGCCGGTGCGCAGAAGTGGACGAACATCAGCGGGCGCGGGAACTGGTCGGTGGACAACGGCGCGTACGTGCAGTCCGACGTGACGGCGGAGAACACCATGGTGACCGCCGGGGATCCGGGGTGGCAGAACTACGACCTGTCGGTGAAGGCGACCAAGCAGGCCGGGGCGGAGGGCTTCCTGATCGGCTTCGGCGTGCGGGGTACCGGGGACTACTACTGGTGGAACCTGGGCGGCTGGGCCAACACGCGCTCGGCGGTGGAAAAGGCGACCGGCGGGGCGAAGCAGACCCTGGTGGAGAACGGCACCCGCATCGAGGAGGGCCGGACCTACGACGTCCGTGTCGAGGTCCGGAACCGCCACGTGTCCCTGTTCCTCGACGGCGTCAAGTGGGGCGAGTTCACCGACGACAAGGTGGCCGAGCCGTTCCGCCAGGTGGTCACCCACGACGCGGCCACCGGTGACCTGATCGTGAAGGTGGTCAACGCCCAGTCCGCCCCCGCCACGACGCGCGTGGACCTGGGCGGCACCCGGATCGCGCCACAGGGCCGGGTCACCACATTGTCCGGCCCGCCGGACGCGGTGAACACCGAGACCGCCACCCCCATCCGGCCAATGGAGTCCACTGTGGATGGACTGGCCTCGGTGTTCGACCACACCTTCCCGCCCCACTCGATCACCTTCCTGCGCCTGCGTCCCCTCCCGTAG
- a CDS encoding MFS transporter produces the protein MDTDLSRGAIRKITLRLLPLLAVLYVIAYIDRSNVGFAKLTLQAELGLSATVFTLGQVFFFVAYALLEVPSNLALHRFGAHRWIARIMLTWGLVTLATALVTETWQFYLARFLLGAAEAGFFPGVLYYLTRWFPSAHRSTAIGLFMLAGPISFIIGNPLMGGLNDLHGVWGLDGWQWIFLATGVPAVLAAPVVLWLLPREPDTATWLTPAERGWVRTRLDEEAAVAGSQPHNAWAVLKDRRVVSLAVFFLCFPLATYGLAFWLPTIVDGFGELSGFSVGLLSAVPYLCVMAGLVVVPKLAKTRGTPFGWLALMLGLSAGGFLLAAVSGSPWLQMLGICVASVGGYAAQPVMWGIVPKFLSGAAAAAGIGAINGIGNLGGGFGPMGIAAIVDATGSALTGLVFLIVVSVLGILGTFVLRRVLRPVTTGDPVTSH, from the coding sequence TTGGACACCGACCTCTCCCGCGGGGCCATTCGCAAGATCACCCTGCGCTTGCTGCCCCTGCTGGCCGTGCTCTACGTGATCGCCTACATCGACCGGTCCAACGTCGGCTTCGCGAAGCTGACCCTGCAAGCCGAACTCGGCCTGTCGGCGACCGTGTTCACGCTCGGACAGGTGTTCTTCTTCGTCGCGTACGCGCTGCTGGAAGTGCCGAGCAATCTCGCGCTGCACCGCTTCGGCGCGCACCGCTGGATCGCCCGGATCATGCTCACCTGGGGCCTGGTCACCCTGGCCACCGCGCTGGTCACCGAAACCTGGCAGTTCTACCTCGCGAGGTTCCTCCTCGGCGCGGCCGAGGCCGGCTTCTTCCCCGGCGTGCTCTACTACCTGACCCGCTGGTTCCCCTCGGCGCACCGGAGCACCGCGATCGGGCTGTTCATGCTGGCCGGCCCGATCTCGTTCATCATCGGCAATCCGCTCATGGGCGGGCTCAACGACCTGCACGGGGTGTGGGGGCTCGACGGCTGGCAGTGGATCTTCCTGGCCACCGGCGTGCCCGCGGTGCTCGCCGCGCCGGTCGTGCTCTGGCTGCTGCCACGCGAACCGGACACCGCCACCTGGCTCACCCCGGCCGAACGCGGCTGGGTGCGCACGCGGCTGGACGAGGAAGCCGCCGTCGCCGGGTCGCAGCCGCACAACGCGTGGGCGGTGCTCAAGGACCGCCGGGTGGTCTCGCTGGCCGTGTTCTTCCTCTGCTTCCCGCTGGCCACCTACGGCCTGGCGTTCTGGCTGCCCACGATCGTCGACGGTTTCGGGGAGCTGTCCGGTTTCTCGGTCGGCCTGCTCTCCGCGGTCCCCTACCTCTGCGTGATGGCCGGGCTGGTGGTGGTGCCGAAGCTGGCGAAGACCCGCGGCACCCCGTTCGGCTGGCTGGCGCTGATGCTCGGCCTGAGCGCGGGCGGTTTCCTGCTCGCGGCCGTGTCCGGCAGCCCGTGGCTGCAGATGCTGGGCATCTGCGTGGCCTCGGTCGGCGGGTACGCGGCCCAGCCGGTGATGTGGGGCATCGTGCCGAAGTTCCTCTCCGGCGCGGCCGCGGCGGCCGGGATCGGCGCGATCAACGGGATCGGCAATCTTGGCGGCGGCTTCGGGCCGATGGGCATCGCGGCGATCGTGGACGCCACCGGTTCGGCGCTGACCGGGCTCGTTTTCCTCATCGTCGTGTCGGTACTGGGCATACTGGGCACGTTCGTCCTGCGCCGCGTGCTCCGCCCGGTAACAACCGGGGACCCGGTGACGAGTCACTGA
- a CDS encoding NAD(P)-dependent oxidoreductase, protein MTRVVVLGGTGHIGGYLIPRLVTGGYEVVVVSRGRSEPYRPHEAWRSVTTVSADRDDEERTGAFGPRVRQLAPDVVIDLICFREESARQLVGALHGRIQHFLHCGTIWVHGASTRVPATEDLPRRPFGTYGIAKAGIESYLLDQARRHGFPATLLHPGHICGPGRPPVNPAGNLDLGVFRALAAGEELVLPNLGMETLHHVHADDVAQSFTAAMANRSVSIGESFHVVSPAALTLRGYAEAVAGWYGRSAELSYLGWEQWRETVDARAAELTWDHIAHSPNASIEKARRLLGFEPRYSSLDAIREAVEALAERGELPSLSPNSI, encoded by the coding sequence ATGACTCGGGTGGTGGTGCTGGGCGGTACCGGGCACATCGGCGGTTACCTCATCCCGAGGCTGGTCACCGGTGGGTACGAGGTGGTGGTGGTGAGCCGCGGCCGGTCCGAGCCCTACCGGCCGCACGAGGCCTGGCGGTCGGTCACCACGGTGAGCGCCGACCGCGACGACGAGGAGCGGACCGGTGCGTTCGGACCTCGTGTCCGCCAGCTCGCACCGGACGTGGTGATCGACCTGATCTGCTTCCGCGAGGAGAGCGCGCGGCAGCTGGTCGGGGCGCTGCACGGGCGGATCCAGCACTTCCTGCACTGCGGCACGATCTGGGTGCACGGTGCGAGCACGCGCGTACCGGCCACCGAGGACCTGCCGCGGCGGCCGTTCGGCACCTACGGCATCGCGAAGGCCGGGATCGAGAGCTACCTGCTGGACCAGGCGCGGCGGCACGGTTTCCCGGCGACCCTGCTGCACCCCGGCCACATCTGCGGCCCCGGCCGGCCGCCGGTCAATCCCGCCGGGAACCTCGACCTCGGAGTGTTCCGGGCGCTGGCCGCCGGGGAGGAACTGGTGCTGCCCAATCTCGGCATGGAGACGCTGCACCACGTGCACGCCGACGACGTGGCGCAGTCGTTCACCGCCGCGATGGCAAACCGGAGCGTCTCCATCGGGGAGAGCTTTCATGTGGTCTCCCCGGCCGCGCTCACGTTGCGCGGGTACGCGGAAGCCGTCGCGGGTTGGTACGGGCGTTCCGCGGAGTTGTCCTACCTCGGCTGGGAGCAGTGGCGGGAGACGGTCGACGCGCGTGCGGCCGAACTGACCTGGGACCACATCGCGCACAGCCCGAACGCGAGCATCGAGAAAGCGCGCCGTCTCCTGGGTTTCGAGCCGCGGTACAGCTCGCTCGACGCGATCCGCGAAGCGGTCGAGGCGCTGGCGGAACGCGGCGAACTGCCCTCGCTCAGTCCGAATTCGATCTGA
- a CDS encoding serine hydrolase, producing the protein MDELQELLDTHVAAGTVPGAVALVARGDRVEVRTAGFADIESGTPMAADSIFRLASITKPIVAAAVLVLVEDGVLAFDDPVAKWLPELASPMVVRTPDGPVDDLVPAVRPITVAHLLTSTAGYGFSSDFSRPAVQALFSVQKDGREPQHVPPPDEWLAALSRVPLGHQPGEGWLYNTSSDLQGVLIARASGRSLPEFLAERLFEPLGMTDTGFAVPPEQRHRFTTYYRPSADGFERADGPDGQWSHLPAFPSGAGGLVSTARDWHRFARMLLAGGEHVLSAESVRQLVTDQLTRSQREGSELFLEGQSWGFGGAVDVDPVDPWIVPGRYGWIGGTGTTAHLVPSTGAIAVLLTQVASDGPEAPKLMRDFWTLANAERTLPH; encoded by the coding sequence ATGGACGAACTGCAGGAACTGCTGGACACCCACGTGGCAGCCGGGACCGTGCCCGGCGCGGTGGCGCTGGTGGCACGCGGTGATCGAGTCGAGGTGCGGACCGCCGGGTTCGCCGACATCGAGTCCGGGACGCCGATGGCGGCGGACTCGATCTTCCGGCTCGCGTCGATCACCAAGCCGATCGTCGCCGCCGCGGTCCTGGTGCTCGTCGAGGACGGCGTGCTCGCGTTCGACGATCCCGTCGCGAAGTGGCTGCCGGAACTGGCGTCGCCGATGGTGGTGCGCACCCCGGACGGACCGGTCGACGACCTGGTGCCCGCCGTCCGCCCGATCACCGTGGCGCACCTGCTCACCTCGACCGCCGGGTACGGCTTCTCCTCCGACTTCTCGCGCCCCGCCGTGCAGGCGCTGTTCAGCGTGCAGAAGGACGGCCGCGAACCGCAGCACGTGCCACCGCCGGACGAGTGGCTGGCCGCGCTGTCCCGCGTTCCGCTCGGGCACCAGCCCGGCGAGGGATGGCTCTACAACACCAGTTCCGACCTCCAGGGCGTGCTGATCGCCAGGGCGAGCGGGCGGTCGCTGCCGGAGTTCCTCGCCGAGCGCCTGTTCGAGCCGCTGGGCATGACCGACACCGGATTCGCCGTGCCGCCGGAACAGCGGCACCGCTTCACCACCTACTACCGCCCGTCGGCGGACGGGTTCGAGCGGGCCGACGGCCCGGACGGGCAGTGGAGCCACCTCCCCGCCTTCCCGTCCGGTGCGGGCGGGCTGGTGTCGACCGCGCGCGACTGGCACCGGTTCGCCCGGATGCTGCTGGCGGGCGGTGAGCACGTGCTGTCCGCGGAGTCGGTGCGGCAGCTGGTGACCGACCAGCTCACCCGGTCGCAGCGCGAAGGCAGCGAACTGTTCCTGGAGGGGCAGAGCTGGGGCTTCGGCGGCGCGGTGGACGTGGATCCGGTGGACCCGTGGATCGTGCCGGGCCGGTACGGCTGGATCGGCGGCACCGGCACCACGGCGCACCTGGTGCCGTCGACCGGCGCGATCGCCGTCCTGCTCACCCAGGTGGCCTCGGACGGCCCGGAGGCGCCGAAGCTGATGCGGGACTTCTGGACGCTGGCAAACGCGGAACGAACCCTTCCGCATTGA
- a CDS encoding epoxide hydrolase family protein, with translation MTEIQPFRIDIPQAEIDDLRDRVARTRWPRELPGTGWERGVPVGYLRELATYWAEEFDWREQEARLNEIPQFTTEIDGQRVHFLHVRSPEPGARPLLMIHGWPSSPIEFLRVIGPLTDPRAHGGDPAKAFDLVIPSLPGYGFSTPMAGAGWGNLFRVAQAWAELMRRLGYARYVVQGTDAGAGVAQLLAMVDGERVAGVHVTGTAAAMPFGPPIETAGLSPADRARAERFNRIQQDGLGYLHIQATRPQTVGYGLHDSPVAQLAWIAEKFREWTGPAHDLPEKAVDRDQLLTAISVFWFTGAGMSSAHAVYEGMRVYREMAAHQPPADELPPGPPVGYAVFAGDDTIRSLADPAGRVSHWSEFGSGGHFPAMEVPGLLVGDLRKFYADLP, from the coding sequence ATGACCGAAATCCAGCCCTTCCGCATCGACATCCCGCAGGCCGAAATCGACGACCTCCGCGACCGCGTCGCCCGCACCCGGTGGCCTCGCGAACTGCCCGGTACCGGCTGGGAACGCGGGGTGCCGGTCGGCTACCTGCGTGAACTGGCCACCTACTGGGCCGAGGAGTTCGATTGGCGTGAGCAGGAGGCGCGGCTCAACGAGATCCCGCAGTTCACCACGGAGATCGACGGGCAGCGCGTCCACTTCCTGCACGTCCGCTCGCCGGAGCCGGGCGCGCGGCCGCTGCTGATGATCCACGGCTGGCCGAGTTCACCGATCGAGTTCCTCCGGGTGATCGGCCCGCTGACCGATCCGCGGGCGCACGGCGGCGACCCGGCCAAGGCGTTCGACCTGGTGATCCCGTCGCTGCCCGGGTACGGCTTCTCCACGCCGATGGCCGGTGCGGGCTGGGGCAACCTGTTCCGCGTCGCGCAGGCGTGGGCGGAGCTGATGCGGCGGCTGGGTTATGCGCGCTACGTCGTGCAGGGCACCGACGCGGGCGCGGGCGTCGCGCAGTTGCTCGCCATGGTCGACGGCGAACGGGTCGCCGGTGTGCACGTGACCGGCACGGCCGCGGCCATGCCGTTCGGCCCGCCGATCGAGACCGCCGGACTGTCCCCGGCGGACCGGGCCCGGGCCGAGCGGTTCAACCGGATCCAGCAGGACGGGCTGGGCTACCTGCACATCCAGGCGACCCGGCCGCAGACCGTCGGGTACGGGCTGCACGACTCGCCGGTGGCGCAGCTCGCCTGGATCGCCGAGAAGTTCCGCGAGTGGACCGGTCCGGCGCACGACCTGCCGGAAAAGGCGGTCGACCGCGACCAGCTGCTCACCGCGATCAGCGTTTTCTGGTTCACCGGCGCCGGGATGTCCTCCGCGCACGCGGTCTACGAGGGCATGCGGGTCTACCGCGAGATGGCCGCGCACCAGCCGCCCGCGGACGAGCTGCCGCCCGGCCCGCCGGTCGGTTACGCGGTCTTCGCCGGCGACGACACGATCCGCTCGCTGGCCGATCCGGCCGGCCGGGTTTCCCACTGGTCGGAATTCGGCAGCGGCGGGCACTTCCCGGCGATGGAGGTCCCCGGCCTGCTGGTCGGTGACCTGCGGAAATTCTACGCCGATTTGCCTTGA
- a CDS encoding DUF4326 domain-containing protein translates to MTCSGLPEQASRWTEDEQERAALVLGGQATVVNVRKNGPHRRLVPWLTEAGLLTYIGHAGARHTWPESDFASPFVAEARTDRALAVRLYEEWLDLQPALLRRLGLGELRGRALGCWCAPSQCHGDVLAGRHRGPLISIR, encoded by the coding sequence ATGACGTGCAGCGGACTGCCGGAGCAGGCGTCCCGGTGGACCGAGGACGAGCAGGAACGCGCCGCCCTGGTGCTCGGCGGACAGGCCACCGTGGTCAACGTCCGGAAGAACGGGCCGCACCGGCGGCTGGTGCCATGGCTGACCGAGGCGGGCCTGCTGACCTACATCGGTCACGCCGGTGCCAGGCACACCTGGCCGGAATCGGATTTCGCCAGCCCGTTCGTCGCCGAGGCCAGGACCGACCGGGCGCTGGCGGTCCGGTTGTACGAGGAGTGGCTGGACCTGCAGCCCGCCCTGCTCCGGCGGCTCGGGCTCGGTGAGCTGCGGGGGCGGGCGCTCGGCTGCTGGTGCGCGCCGAGCCAGTGCCACGGCGACGTGCTCGCCGGCCGGCACCGCGGGCCACTGATCTCGATCAGGTAA